A window of the Phragmites australis chromosome 20, lpPhrAust1.1, whole genome shotgun sequence genome harbors these coding sequences:
- the LOC133902034 gene encoding uncharacterized protein LOC133902034 produces MGREVAESCVDGVVMEMVAAYCGRFYAAKPELAARRIEAIGFQVGHQLSERYTMERPRFSDHLEAIKFICKDFWSELFKKQIDNLKTNHRGTFVLQDNRFRWLTRVSLDPSAESTEATDNDSAPIGDTAAQTTSMLLYFPCGLIRGALTNLGISCSVSADMSNLPACSFVVRIKT; encoded by the exons ATGGGGCGGGAGGTGGCGGAGAGCTGCGTCGACGgggtggtgatggagatggtggCGGCCTACTGCGGCCGCTTCTACGCCGCCAAGCCGGAGCTCGCCGCCCGCCGCATCGAGGCCATCGGCTTCCAGGTTGGCCACCAGCTATCCGAGAG ATATACCATGGAGCGCCCTCGATTTAGTGATCATCTCGAAGCAATCAAATTTATCTGCAAAGACTTTTGGTCAGAGCTGTTCAAGAAACAGATTGACAATCTGAAAACAAATCATAGG GGTACCTTTGTCCTTCAAGATAACCGTTTCCGGTGGCTTACTCGTGTTTCTCTAGATCCATCTGCAGAGAGCACGGAAGCAACTGACAATGACTCTGCACCAATTGGTGATACTGCAGCCCAAACAACAAGCATGCTTTTGTATTTTCCATGCGGGTTGATAAGAGGTGCCTTGACCAACTTAGGAATTTCGTGTTCTGTCTCTGCGGACATGTCAAACCTTCCAGCAT GTTCGTTTGTGGTGCGCATAAAGACATGA